TCCGCATTCGGTTTATAAAGATTTTGGAATTTGCCGCGTATGCCTAAGAAAAATGGCTAACGAGGGACTAATCCCGGGTCTAAAAAAAGCAAGCTGGTAAGGAAGAGAAATGTTAAATGACTTAATTTCAGACGGACTAACTCGCATTAGAAACGCCGCAATGAGAAGACTTGAAACTACAAAGCTTCTTCATTCAAACGTCGTCGAGGCTACTTTATCTATCCTTGCGGCTAAAGGCTATATCGAGAGCTACAACGTTGTAGAAGAAGATAAAAAGAAATTTATAAACGTAGTTCTAAAATACGACGAGCACGGCAGAAGCGTGATTAACGAGCTTAAGCGCGTATCAAGCCCGGGTCGCCGCGTTTATAAGGGAAAAGACGAGATCAAGAGATTTAAAAACGGCTACGGAACGATCATCGTTAGCACCAGCAAAGGCGTTTTGAGTAACGAAGAAGCTCACAAAGCTGGCGTAGGCGGCGAAATACTCTGCTCTGTGTGGTAATGGACAACAACGATGCGGGACATCGTTGTTGCATCCTTGAAAATGTAATCTAATTCGGTAGGCTTGTCGTGTTTGCGACGGGGTAGCGTTTTGGATTACCTTGAAATAAAGTTTGAATTGATGGGCTTATTTTTGTAGCAAGACGTCAATTCGACATCATTAAAATGTAGTCTGATTCGGTAGGCTTGTCGCATTTATGACGGGGTAGCGTTTTAGATTACCTTAAAAAGAAGCTTGAAGCGGTGAGCTTGCTGGATTTACAGCAGGGGCATCGTTTTTGAATCTTTAAAATGAAATTTGACTAGGCATCTTTTTGTAGTTTATAAAATTTACGAAAAACTTCCGCCGTCAAATTTATAAAATTTAAAAATGGAAGCTCAAATTTAAAAAGCTTCCCAAATTTAGCTCGATATGCAAATTTATCCAAATTTGCCAAAGCTAAATTTAAAAACGACGATGTCAAATTTGACGCCAAATTTTAGGAAGTAGATCCAAAAAAAGCAAGTCAAATTTGACGAGAAAATTAAAGTGTTTGAAGCGGTTTTTATCGCTTCGATTCATTTCTATTTTTATGGTATTGCGGTATCCATTCGTAAAAGTAGACATACCCTAGACAAGTAAAAAGGAAAAAAATGTCACGTATAGGAAAACAGCCGATAGCTATTCCAAGCGGAGTAGAGGTCAGCGTAGAAGGCAACGTCCTTAAATTTAAAAAAGGCGCTCATTTAAAAGAGCTTGACACAAAAGGGCACGTAGACGTTAAAGTCGAGGATGCTCACATAGTATTTTCTCCAAAGAGCGACGAGAGACAAGATAGAGCCTACTGGGGCACTTATAGAGCGCTTGCAAACAATATCGTCATCGGCATTACAAAAGGCTTTACTCGCCAGCTTGAGATCAACGGCGTTGGTTACAAAGCCGCTGCTAAAGGCCAAGTGCTTGAGCTTACTTTAGGATTTTCTCACCCGATAAATCACGAAGTGCCAAAAGGCGTTGAAATCAGCGTAGAGAAAAACATCATAACTATCAAAGGCGACGATAAGCAAGTTGTTGGCCAGATCGCGGCGCAAGTCAGAGCGTACAGACCGCCTGAACCGTATAAGGGCAAAGGCGTTAAATACGTAGAAGAGCGCATCATCCGCAAAGCCGGTAAGACATCTAAGAAGTAAGGGATAGATAATGACAGCAAATGTATTAAAAAGAAAACTCACTCTTAGAATCAAGAGAAAAAGAAGAATCAGAGCCAAAATTTCCGGCACTGCGGTATTGCCTAGAATTTCTATCTTCAAATCAAACAGAACTCTTTACGTTCAAGCTATCGACGACGTAGCGGCCGTAACTATAGCGGCAGCCGACGGCAGAAAACTAGGCATAAAAGCAAACAAAGAAGGTGCCGTAACTTTGGCTAAAGAATTTGCAAAAACTCTAAAAGCTAAAAAAGTAGAAACGGCATTATTCGACAGAAACGGCTATTTGTATCACGGAGTCGTAGCGGCTTTTGCAGACGCATTACGTGAAAACGGTATCAAACTATAAGGAAAATCGCTATGGAAAAATATAACAGAGAAGAATTCGAAGAAGTAATGGTTGATATCGGCCGCGTTACAAAGGTCGTAAAAGGCGGTCGTAGATTTAGATTTACGGCTCTTGTCGTAGTAGGAAACAGGAACGGCCTAGTAGGCTTTGGCTTCGGTAAAGCAAAAGAGGTGCCGGACGCTATGAGAAAAGCCGTCGACGACGCGTTTAAAAACATCATCGAGGTAAAAAGAAAAGGCTCGACTATACCTCACGACGTAGAAGTTAAATTTAACGCTAGCCGCGTTTTACTTCGCCCTGCTAGCGAAGGTACGGGCGTGATCGCGGGCGGTAGTGCTCGTCCTATTCTAGAGCTTGCGGGCATCAAGGACATCCTAACAAAATCGCTTGGCTCAAACAACTCGGCAAACGTCGTTCGCGCTACTTTAAAAGCGCTAAGTATGCTTAAAGGCTAAGGAGAAGATATGGGACTAGAAAATTTAAAACCTGCCGAGGGCTCGACTAGACAAATCAAAAGACTAGGTCGCGGTCAAGGTAGCGGTCAAGGTAAAACCGCTGGTAAAGGACACAAAGGTCAAAGAGCTAGAAAAGGCTACAATGAGAAAAGAGGCTTCGAGGGCGGTCAGCAACCGCTTCAAAGACGCCTTCCAAAAGTAGGCTTTACTTCTAAATTTGAGAAACCTTACGTAATCAACGTAGAAAAAATCGTTGCGGTAAAAGAGCTAAGCGAGATCACTATCGCTACTATCGCTACCGTGCATAAAATTTCAAGCAGCGTCAAGAAAATCAAATTGATCGGAGTGAGTGCGAAAGATTTGGCTTCGAAAATCAAAGACGAGAACGTAACCGTTAGCGGACGTGCGTAATGAATAAGACATTGACCAACAAGATTTTAATCACGTTGGCATTTTTATTTGCTTACAGGATACTGGCATACGTGCCGGTTCCTGGCGTAAACGTCAATGTTATTAAAGAGTTTTTCGATTCGAATTCCTCAAATGCACTGGGACTATTTAATATGTTCAGCGGTAAGGCCGCAGAGCGCCTCAGTATCATCTCTCTAGGCATTATGCCATACATCACGGCATCGATTATTATGGAGCTTTTAGCGGCTACTTTCCCAAATTTGGGCAAGATGAAAAAAGACCGCGACGGCATGCAAAAATATATGCAGATCATCCGCTATGCCACTATCGGTATCACGCTTGTTCAAGCAGTAGGCGTTAGTATGGGGCTTCAGAGCCTTCACGGTAGAGGTGGAGAGGACGCGATAATGATAGATATGAATTTATTTATCGCGATTGCGGCAGCTTCGATGTTAACTGGAACTATGCTTTTGATGTGGATAGGCGAGCAGATCACTCAGCGCGGTATCGGCAACGGTATCAGCCTTATTATCTTCGCGGGTATCGTTAGCGGCATACCTTCAGCCATCGGCGGAACGGTAAATTTGGTAAATACGGGCGAGATGAACTTTCTTGTAGTTATCGTAATTTTGCTTGTTATCTTGGTCACGGTAGGTATAGTTATCTACGTCGAGATGGGCGAGAGACGCGTACCGGTGAGCTATTCGCGTAAGGTAGTGATGGAAAATCAAAACAAACGCATTATGAACTATATACCTATCAAGGTAAATTTAAGCGGCGTTATTCCTCCGATTTTCGCCAGTGCGATTTTGATGTTCCCAAGTACCATTTTGCAGGCCAGTACAAATCCTTATATCCAAGCTATTCACGATTTTTTAAATCCAAATAGCTATTTTTTCAACTTTTTGACGTTCTTGCTGGTCGTATTTTTTGCATATTTTTACGCTTCGATCGCGTTTAATGCAAAAGATATCAGCGAAAATTTAAAAAGGCAGGGCGGCTTTATTCCGGGCATTAGACCGGGCGAGGGCACTGCGGGTTATCTAAACGAGGTCGCATCAAGGCTAACATTTAGCGGCGCGATTTACCTCGGTCT
This is a stretch of genomic DNA from Campylobacter showae CSUNSWCD. It encodes these proteins:
- a CDS encoding type Z 30S ribosomal protein S14 is translated as MAKKSMIAKAARKPKFAVRGYTRCQICGRPHSVYKDFGICRVCLRKMANEGLIPGLKKASW
- the rpsH gene encoding 30S ribosomal protein S8, with translation MLNDLISDGLTRIRNAAMRRLETTKLLHSNVVEATLSILAAKGYIESYNVVEEDKKKFINVVLKYDEHGRSVINELKRVSSPGRRVYKGKDEIKRFKNGYGTIIVSTSKGVLSNEEAHKAGVGGEILCSVW
- the rplF gene encoding 50S ribosomal protein L6, whose amino-acid sequence is MSRIGKQPIAIPSGVEVSVEGNVLKFKKGAHLKELDTKGHVDVKVEDAHIVFSPKSDERQDRAYWGTYRALANNIVIGITKGFTRQLEINGVGYKAAAKGQVLELTLGFSHPINHEVPKGVEISVEKNIITIKGDDKQVVGQIAAQVRAYRPPEPYKGKGVKYVEERIIRKAGKTSKK
- the rplR gene encoding 50S ribosomal protein L18, whose product is MTANVLKRKLTLRIKRKRRIRAKISGTAVLPRISIFKSNRTLYVQAIDDVAAVTIAAADGRKLGIKANKEGAVTLAKEFAKTLKAKKVETALFDRNGYLYHGVVAAFADALRENGIKL
- the rpsE gene encoding 30S ribosomal protein S5 — encoded protein: MEKYNREEFEEVMVDIGRVTKVVKGGRRFRFTALVVVGNRNGLVGFGFGKAKEVPDAMRKAVDDAFKNIIEVKRKGSTIPHDVEVKFNASRVLLRPASEGTGVIAGGSARPILELAGIKDILTKSLGSNNSANVVRATLKALSMLKG
- the rplO gene encoding 50S ribosomal protein L15; translated protein: MGLENLKPAEGSTRQIKRLGRGQGSGQGKTAGKGHKGQRARKGYNEKRGFEGGQQPLQRRLPKVGFTSKFEKPYVINVEKIVAVKELSEITIATIATVHKISSSVKKIKLIGVSAKDLASKIKDENVTVSGRA
- the secY gene encoding preprotein translocase subunit SecY encodes the protein MNKTLTNKILITLAFLFAYRILAYVPVPGVNVNVIKEFFDSNSSNALGLFNMFSGKAAERLSIISLGIMPYITASIIMELLAATFPNLGKMKKDRDGMQKYMQIIRYATIGITLVQAVGVSMGLQSLHGRGGEDAIMIDMNLFIAIAAASMLTGTMLLMWIGEQITQRGIGNGISLIIFAGIVSGIPSAIGGTVNLVNTGEMNFLVVIVILLVILVTVGIVIYVEMGERRVPVSYSRKVVMENQNKRIMNYIPIKVNLSGVIPPIFASAILMFPSTILQASTNPYIQAIHDFLNPNSYFFNFLTFLLVVFFAYFYASIAFNAKDISENLKRQGGFIPGIRPGEGTAGYLNEVASRLTFSGAIYLGLISTLPWVLVKIMGVPFYFGGTSVLIVVSVALDTMRRIEAQIYMNKYQTLSAVGL